One window of Streptococcus suis genomic DNA carries:
- a CDS encoding competence/damage-inducible protein A: protein MKAELIAVGTEILTGQIVNTNAQFLSEKCAELGIDVYFHTAVGDNEKRLLSVLEIASKRSDMVILCGGLGPTEDDLTKQTLAQFLGRDLVFDKRAVDKLNRFFASRPGRIRTPNNERQAQLVAGSIPLHNPTGLAVGSMIEQDGVTYIVLPGPPSELKAMFAQSLLPLLTQSEQQLYSRVLRFFGIGESQLVTILADLIDQQTDPTLAPYAKTGEVTLRLSTKATSQVEADAKLAQLEKTILERDNLAKYLYAYGEDNSLAKTVADLLVDKQQTLSILEQGTGGQLQAELSATMTDQMYFSGGQVRGQGPISSDSLVTEASQLRKELATDLTLAVSVAVKPQSTVDNVLAKVSLVLVSTSGIVQKEVDLGGYSWLYLRQLACLQALDFVRNTL, encoded by the coding sequence ATGAAAGCAGAACTCATCGCCGTAGGCACTGAAATTTTGACCGGTCAGATTGTCAATACCAACGCGCAATTTCTATCTGAAAAATGTGCTGAATTGGGTATTGACGTCTATTTTCATACAGCAGTAGGCGATAATGAAAAGCGTCTTTTGTCGGTGTTGGAGATTGCCAGCAAGCGAAGTGATATGGTCATTCTCTGTGGCGGTTTGGGACCGACGGAGGACGATTTGACCAAGCAGACCCTGGCTCAGTTTTTAGGACGCGACTTGGTCTTTGACAAGAGGGCCGTGGACAAGCTGAACCGCTTTTTTGCCAGTCGTCCCGGTCGTATTCGCACACCCAATAATGAGCGTCAGGCTCAATTGGTGGCTGGTTCTATTCCCTTGCACAATCCCACAGGGCTGGCTGTAGGGAGTATGATTGAACAAGACGGCGTTACCTATATTGTCTTGCCAGGACCGCCTAGCGAACTCAAAGCCATGTTTGCCCAGAGTTTGCTGCCGCTGTTGACCCAATCCGAGCAACAACTCTATTCGCGGGTCTTGAGGTTCTTTGGTATCGGCGAGAGTCAGTTGGTTACTATCTTGGCAGACTTGATTGACCAACAGACGGACCCGACTCTAGCCCCTTATGCTAAAACAGGGGAAGTCACCCTGCGCCTGTCTACCAAGGCGACCAGTCAGGTAGAGGCAGATGCCAAACTAGCCCAGCTAGAAAAGACGATTCTGGAGCGAGATAATTTAGCAAAATACCTATATGCCTATGGTGAGGACAATAGTCTGGCTAAAACGGTTGCGGATTTGTTGGTTGACAAGCAGCAAACCTTGTCCATTTTGGAGCAGGGAACGGGAGGTCAGTTGCAAGCGGAATTGAGCGCAACCATGACAGACCAGATGTATTTTAGCGGGGGTCAGGTCAGAGGTCAGGGTCCAATCAGCTCGGACAGCTTGGTGACAGAAGCCAGTCAGTTGCGGAAGGAATTGGCGACAGATTTGACTCTGGCTGTTTCGGTGGCTGTCAAACCCCAATCGACTGTTGACAACGTCCTTGCCAAGGTCAGTCTGGTCTTGGTCAGCACCTCTGGGATTGTCCAAAAAGAAGTGGATTTAGGGGGGTATTCATGGCTC
- a CDS encoding DNA-3-methyladenine glycosylase I produces the protein MLERKNMNRCSWVNLNNPFYIAYHDQEWGRPLHEEQALFELLCLETYQAGLSWEIVLNKRQAFKAVFHDYDYHAVASMTDQQLDALLDNPAIIRHKAKLYATRANAQAFLKLQEECGSFDHYIWSWLAGRPQVNSVGDYRQVPAKTSLSEAISKDLKKRGFKFVGPVCVYSFLQAAGLINDHENTCDWKNI, from the coding sequence TCAACAATCCCTTCTATATAGCCTATCACGATCAAGAATGGGGGCGCCCTTTGCATGAGGAGCAGGCTCTCTTTGAATTGCTCTGTTTGGAGACCTATCAAGCAGGTCTGTCTTGGGAAATTGTGCTCAACAAGCGACAGGCTTTCAAGGCTGTCTTTCATGATTATGACTATCATGCGGTTGCTAGCATGACTGACCAGCAGCTGGATGCCCTGCTCGACAATCCAGCTATTATTCGGCACAAGGCTAAGCTCTACGCGACCCGTGCCAATGCCCAAGCCTTTCTCAAGTTACAGGAAGAATGCGGCAGTTTTGACCATTATATCTGGTCTTGGCTAGCAGGTCGCCCACAGGTCAATTCGGTTGGTGACTACCGTCAAGTTCCTGCTAAAACCTCCCTTTCCGAGGCTATTTCCAAGGACTTGAAAAAACGAGGTTTTAAATTTGTCGGTCCTGTCTGCGTCTATTCTTTCCTACAAGCAGCCGGGCTCATTAACGACCATGAAAATACGTGTGACTGGAAAAATATCTAA